The Candidatus Lernaella stagnicola sequence GAAAGCCGATGAAGCGTTCGTTGACGAACACGCCCGGCAGGCCGTCGGCGTTCCATCGCTCCAAGTGCAGCGCGATGAAGCGATCCATGTCCGTGTCGAGGGTGTCCGGGTCGTTTTGGTTGCGGTGTACGACCTCATGGTTGAGTTGAAGCTGCCGCACCTTTTTGCGGGCGTTGAAGCGGCCCTTCTTGCTCAGGGTTTGCAGGTACGCATCGTAGCCGCCCATCAACTCGGCATACGGCGCCACGTAACGAAAGCGCCGCCGCGCCCCGCCGAAGTGTCGCGCCAGGCTCTTGCCGACCGCGGGGGCCACCGGGCTTTCGGCGGGCATGTCGCACAGATCGATCACGTCAAAACCGCCGGAGTTTTTCAGATGGCCGAGCATGGCGTCGACGATTTCTTCCTCCCGCCCCGGCAGCACCAGGGGTTGGAGAAAATCCGAGCAGATTTCGCCGCTGCCCAGGTAGGCCAGCACGCGCACCTTGGTTCCCTTGCCCGGCACCGGCATCTTGCGCTCGCCGATCATGTCGATTTCGACTTCGCCGAAGGTTCGCGTCGCGAGAAACAGCGGCATGATGCCCACGACCCGCTGCTCGTCCTCGGCGACCACGATGTGCAATTGCCCCAGTTCGGCGTAGTGCTTCCACCATGTCGCATTCCACGCGTACGAGCTGAAGAGCGCGTCCCCGGCCCCGGCGGCCGACAGCGCTTCCCACGGTTCCTGCAGTTGTTGCAGGCCGTCCCGATCGGACACCGTTCGCAATTCGAGCGTCATTTACAGAACCTCACGCAGCCCTTTGAACCATCCCCACTTGCCGATGACCGTGTCTTTGACGAAGCGCGCCAGCTTGTACTCGAGGGGCCACTCGTAGCGCAGCTTGAACACACGCCAGCGGCTCAGGCGGTGCAGCAGGCGCAGGGGCAGCCGCAGTTTGTGGGTGCGCATTCGTTCCTGCATCACCGTGTCGGGGATCGCGAATTTGAAATAGAAGCGCGTGGCCATATGCAGCAGGCGCGCCAGTTTTTCGTCGACCCACGGCATTTCGGGGTCGTACGGGCTGTAGATGACAAAATCGGAAAGCCGCTTGGCGTAGGGCAGCCCGAACTCGTGGGCCCAGTCGTACAGGGGCGTATCGGGAAACGGCGTGTAGTAGAAGTGCGACATGTCGGCGTCGGGCGCCAATTCCTTGAGCTCGGCCATGAAGCGCAACGTGTGCTTTGTATCGTGCCAGTTTTTCTCGTCGGGGAAGCCGACCATCAGCGAGTACACAGGGTGAATGCCGTACTTCATAACCCGCCGGCTGCATTCCAAAACATCGGCGGGCCGGATTTCCTTGAGGATCAAATCCATGATTCGCTGGCTGCCCGACTCACCGCCGATGGCCAGTTCGCGGCAACCGCTGTCATGAATCAGTTGCATGTAATCTTCTTCGTAGCGCAGCATTTGATCGACGCGCACGCTGGTGCGCCAGGGCACGACCAGGCCGTGGTCGATCATCCCCTCCATAACGCGACGCGCCCGCACCTTGTTGGTGAAGAAATTCGAATCGTGGAAATCGAAGCCCTCGACGCGGTACTGCTTGATGAGTAATTCCATGTCGGCCAGTACGCGCTCGACGCTTTGGCCGAACCAGCCACGCTCGAACAGCGAGGTGATGTGGCAGAAGGTGCACTTGCCGTGGCACCCGCGCGACGAGGTGT is a genomic window containing:
- a CDS encoding GNAT family N-acetyltransferase, yielding MTLELRTVSDRDGLQQLQEPWEALSAAGAGDALFSSYAWNATWWKHYAELGQLHIVVAEDEQRVVGIMPLFLATRTFGEVEIDMIGERKMPVPGKGTKVRVLAYLGSGEICSDFLQPLVLPGREEEIVDAMLGHLKNSGGFDVIDLCDMPAESPVAPAVGKSLARHFGGARRRFRYVAPYAELMGGYDAYLQTLSKKGRFNARKKVRQLQLNHEVVHRNQNDPDTLDTDMDRFIALHLERWNADGLPGVFVNERFIGFHKEMARLGLQCGWLRLGLLEINGELVFATYAYRVGDRVYLYQQGSSADPHWDRYNLGYVALSYAVAEAADDGAAEYNFLRGDAAYKLHWAKLTRELVQWQAARGVRGRAFMLHSKLNTDDELRGKVKRLLGKG
- a CDS encoding radical SAM protein; protein product: MPKPKVVFAIGREERPVIFTFAPLAAMRLAAILDDHGFDGRILDAKRHPHDWENAVENELRDALALVIIGKVGRQLVDLITATQVAKKVRPDLPVVFSGWQASMAPEANLGEPTLDYCTVGTSETTLPELMTALAGGGDVSQVPGLAYMEGGKLRLTAPRPLDKNLDDFPSGWDKVDLDWYIGRDGGRCQQMIQGIDRAINYTSSRGCHGKCTFCHITSLFERGWFGQSVERVLADMELLIKQYRVEGFDFHDSNFFTNKVRARRVMEGMIDHGLVVPWRTSVRVDQMLRYEEDYMQLIHDSGCRELAIGGESGSQRIMDLILKEIRPADVLECSRRVMKYGIHPVYSLMVGFPDEKNWHDTKHTLRFMAELKELAPDADMSHFYYTPFPDTPLYDWAHEFGLPYAKRLSDFVIYSPYDPEMPWVDEKLARLLHMATRFYFKFAIPDTVMQERMRTHKLRLPLRLLHRLSRWRVFKLRYEWPLEYKLARFVKDTVIGKWGWFKGLREVL